From one Eucalyptus grandis isolate ANBG69807.140 chromosome 9, ASM1654582v1, whole genome shotgun sequence genomic stretch:
- the LOC104418633 gene encoding wall-associated receptor kinase-like 14, producing the protein MTLLHRARLDIAVAAFVVVACVAAVTTPRARAQSSTPNCSQTCGTGKWAKRVDYPFGFSSGCEIELNCRAANATANATESEIAIGGFRVLNVTRSSILVSLPAACNRSVGLALPLFAARYAPSWANGFLLQNCSHPPIGGGGCLIPTSFFMDDRFGAAGCGAGSDNISCFSPADRPFDVMRYDAVLGVTECKILFSAVSAVGPDGNSLEFQVIELSWWLEGSCGGNRTCAENANCTAVRLPAGGHGFRCECEDGFEGDGFAAGHGCKRVSSCNASKYFSGDCKGSSRMRLLVGGLIAGASIMAGLVGTYFFIRRRSSSLRSQKSAKRLLDEAAGSSSIPLYPFKYIEKATNGFSEKQRLGNGAYGTVYAGKLHSNEWVAVKRIKNRDTDSIEQVMNEIKLLSSVSHPNLVRLLGCCIERDQQILVYEYMPNGTLSQHLQKERGKGLPWTVRLTIAAETANAIAYLHSAVNPPIYHRDIKSSNILLDVNYNSKVADFGLSRLGMVESELSHISTAPQGTPGYLDPQYHQNFHLSDKSDVYSFGVVLVEIITGQKVVDFSRPHTEINLAALAIDRIGRGCVDEIIDPFLDPHRDAWTLSSIYKVAELAFRCLAFHSDMRPSMTEVAEELEHVRQSGWAPLDEDVACAASAVVSICSSPYAVSERSTGGTLKRKAGTVSQKLFVPPKPAEISSLEVVKDSSPVSVQDPWLSDDHSSPSSNSLLNNATR; encoded by the exons ATGACCCTCCTCCACCGAGCGAGACTCGACATCGCAGTCGCCGCCTTCGTCGTCGTCGCCTGCGTCGCCGCCGTCACGACGCCTCGAGCCAGAGCTCAGAGCTCGACTCCCAACTGCAGCCAGACGTGCGGGACCGGGAAGTGGGCGAAACGCGTTGACTACCCATTTGGGTTCTCGAGCGGATGCGAGATCGAATTGAACTGCAGGGCCGCCAACGCCACCGCCAACGCCACCGAGAGCGAGATCGCGATCGGCGGATTCCGGGTCCTCAACGTGACCCGGTCCAGCATCCTGGTCAGCCTCCCCGCCGCCTGCAACCGCTCCGTCGGCTTGGCCTTGCCGCTCTTCGCCGCCCGCTACGCGCCCTCCTGGGCCAACGGCTTCCTCCTCCAGAACTGCTCGCATCCCCCGATCGGAGGCGGCGGCTGCCTCATCCCGACCAGCTTCTTCATGGATGACCGGTTCGGGGCCGCCGGCTGCGGGGCCGGGAGCGACAACATAAGCTGCTTCTCGCCGGCGGACAGACCGTTCGACGTGATGCGGTACGACGCGGTGCTGGGCGTGACCGAGTGCAAGATCCTGTTCTCGGCGGTGTCCGCGGTGGGCCCGGACGGGAACTCGCTCGAGTTCCAGGTGATCGAGCTCAGCTGGTGGCTGGAAGGTTCCTGCGGAGGCAACCGCACGTGCGCGGAGAACGCGAACTGCACGGCGGTGCGGCTCCCCGCCGGCGGGCACGGGTTCCGGTGCGAGTGCGAGGATGGGTTCGAGGGCGACGGGTTCGCCGCCGGCCACGGTTGCAAGAGAG TTTCAAGTTGCAATGCTTCGAAGTACTTCTCTGGTGATTGTAAAGGAAGTTCAAGGATGCGTCTTCTTGTTGGAG GGCTGATTGCCGGAGCTTCGATAATGGCTGGTCTGGTCGGTACATATTTTTTCATCCGCCGACGGTCGAGTTCACTCAGAAGCCAGAAGAGCGCGAAGCGGCTTCTGGATGAAGCTGCTGGGAGCTCCAGCATCCCTCTGTATCCATTCAAGTACATCGAGAAAGCTACTAACGGATTTTCCGAGAAGCAGAGATTGGGGAACGGCGCCTACGGGACGGTTTACGCGGGGAAGCTCCACAGCAACGAGTGGGTTGCCGTGAAGAGAATAAAGAATCGAGACACTGACAGTATCGAGCAAGTCATGAACGAGATCAAGCTCCTCTCATCCGTCAGTCACCCGAACCTCGTCCGCCTCCTCGGATGCTGCATTGAGAGAGATCAGCAGATACTCGTCTACGAGTACATGCCAAACGGAACTTTGTCGCAGCACTtgcagaaagagagagggaaagggcTTCCTTGGACCGTGAGGCTCACCATTGCGGCCGAGACGGCAAATGCCATCGCGTACCTCCACTCGGCCGTCAACCCACCCATCTATCACAGAGACATCAAGTCCAGCAACATCCTCTTGGATGTCAACTACAACTCGAAGGTGGCGGACTTCGGCCTCTCCAGGCTCGGGATGGTGGAGTCGGAGCTGTCCCACATCTCGACAGCTCCACAGGGGACTCCAGGGTACCTTGACCCTCAGTACCATCAGAACTTCCATCTCTCAGACAAGAGTGACGTGTACAGCTTTGGTGTGGTCCTCGTGGAGATCATAACCGGGCAGAAGGTGGTTGACTTCTCCCGGCCGCACACTGAGATCAACCTTGCCGCCCTTGCGATTGACAGGATCGGCAGGGGGTGCGTGGATGAGATCATAGACCCATTCCTGGACCCGCATAGGGACGCCTGGACGCTCTCATCAATCTACAAGGTGGCCGAGCTGGCCTTCCGGTGCCTCGCCTTCCACAGCGACATGAGGCCATCCATGACAGAGGTGGCGGAAGAGCTCGAGCACGTCAGGCAGAGCGGGTGGGCACCGTTGGATGAGGACGTGGCATGTGCCGCATCAGCTGTGGTGTCCATCTGCTCGTCGCCTTATGCCGTGAGCGAGAGGTCGACGGGAGGCACATTGAAGAGGAAGGCCGGCACGGTGAGCCAGAAGCTGTTCGTTCCGCCCAAGCCGGCCGAGATATCGAGCTTGGAAGTGGTCAAGGATAGCTCCCCGGTCTCTGTTCAGGACCCTTGGTTGAGTGATGATCACAGCTCACCTTCATCGAACAGCTTGCTGAATAACGCGACTCGGTGA